The following proteins come from a genomic window of Prionailurus viverrinus isolate Anna chromosome D1, UM_Priviv_1.0, whole genome shotgun sequence:
- the LOC125176505 gene encoding baculoviral IAP repeat-containing protein 3-like, with the protein MHKATSPEKGWSLCHPVRFVMNVGTNSTLSSKLLKGGTVSGLKYDHSCELYRMSTFSAFPAGAPVSERSLARAGFYYTGRKDRVRCFCCGLTLDNWKQGDSPLEKHRRLYPSCSFIQSLNPVSASGAPSQPTCPSSGTSSRLLPPPGVENGGCPSRSCATFPQNPGTFRANQGLCPRRTSPHHRAMEAEEARLHSFKGWPLTFPLPEQLARAGFYYLGPGDKVACFACGGRLSNWEPDDDALSEHLRHFPFCPFAESRLQDTLRCAVSNRSMQTHAARSRSFCSWPPSVPVLPEQLALAGFYYMGHSDDVKCFCCDGGLRCWESGDDPWVEHAKWFPRCEYLIRIKGHEFISQIQASHPCLLEQLLSTSDNTEDENAESPIVRFGPGESSSEDAVMMNTPVVKAALEMGFGRNLVKQTVQSKILTSGENYKTVSDIVSDLLNAEDEIREEEKERATEEKESDDVSLIRKNRMALFQHLTSVLPILDGLRTARVITEQEHSVITQKAQTSLQARLLIDAVLVKGSFAVTVFKNCLLEMDPVLYERFFVQQDLKYVPTEDVSGLPVEEQLRRLQEERTCKVCLDREVSIVFIPCGHLVVCQDCAPPLRKCPICRGPIKGTVRTFLS; encoded by the exons ATGCACAAAGCTACCTCCCCAGAGAAAGGCTGGTCCCTTTGCCACCCCGTCCGTTTCGTCATGAACGTCGGAACAAACAGCACACTGTCATCAAAGCTGCTGAAAGGCGGCACCGTGTCGGGGCTGAAATACGACCACTCGTGTGAGCTGTACCGAATGTCCACGTTCTCGGCCTTCCCTGCCGGCGCCCCCGTCTCGGAGCGGAGCCTGGCCCGGGCCGGGTTCTACTACACGGGCCGGAAGGACAGGGTCCGGTGCTTCTGCTGCGGCCTGACGCTGGACAACTGGAAGCAGGGGGACAGTCCCCTGGAGAAGCATCGGAGGCTGTACCCCAGCTGCAGCTTCATCCAGAGTCTAAATCCGGTGAGCGCTTCGGGGGCCCCCTCTCAGCCCACCTGTCCTTCCTCAGGGACGAGCTCCAGGCTCTTGCCGCCTCCCGGCGTGGAAAACGGGGGCTGTCCTAGCCGCTCCTGCGCCACCTTCCCGCAGAACCCTGGGACCTTCAGAGCAAACCAAGGTCTCTGTCCCCGGAGGACGAGTCCCCACCACCGTGCGATGGAGGCCGAGGAAGCCAGATTGCACTCGTTCAAGGGCTGGCCCTTGACCTTCCCGCTGCCGGAGCAGCTGGCCAGAGCTGGATTTTACTACCTGGGCCCTGGGGACAAGGTGGCCTGCTTCGCCTGCGGCGGGAGACTGAGTAACTGGGAGCCGGACGACGACGCCCTGTCAGAGCACCTGAGACACTTCCCCTTCTGCCCGTTCGCAGAAAGCCGGCTTCAGGACACCTTGCGGTGCGCCGTGTCCAACCGGAGCATGCAGACGCACGCGGCCCGCTCCCGAAGCTTCTGCAGCTGGCCCCCCAGCGTGCCTGTTCTCCCCGAGCAGCTGGCCCTGGCTGGCTTCTACTACATGG GGCACAGTGATGACGTCAAATGCTTTTGCTGCGATGGTGGACTGCGCTGCTGGGAATCAGGAGACGACCCGTGGGTGGAGCACGCCAAGTGGTTTCCAAG GTGTGAGTATTTGATACGAATCAAAGGACACGAGTTCATCAGTCAGATTCAAGCCAGTCACCCCTGTCTCCTTGAACAG TTGTTATCTACTTCAGACAACACAGAAGATGAAAATGCTGAGTCACCAA TTGTTCGTTTTGGGCCTGGAGAAAGTTCCTCCGAAGATGCCGTCATGATGAACACACCCGTGGTGAAAGCGGCCTTGGAGATGGGCTTCGGTAGAAACCTGGTGAAGCAGACCGTTCAGAGCAAGATCCTGACGAGCGGGGAGAATTACAAAACAGTCAGTGATATTGTATCAGATTTACTTAATGCAGAAGATGAAAtcagggaagaggagaaagaaagagccacTGAGGAGAAAGAATCAG aTGATGTGTCATTAATCCGGAAGAACAGAATGGCGCTCTTTCAACATCTGACTTCCGTACTCCCTATCCTGGATGGTCTCCGAACTGCCAGAGTGATTACTGAGCAAGAACACAGTGTTATTACACAGAAAGCACAAACATCTCTGCAAGCAAGATTGCTGATTGATGCTGTGTTAGTGAAGGGAAGTTTTGCAGTCACTGTATTTAAAAACTGTCTCCTAGAAATGGACCCCGTGTTATACGAGCGTTTCTTCG TGCAACAGGACCTAAAGTATGTTCCCACAGAAGATGTTTCAG GTCTGCCAGTGGAAGAGCAGCTGAGGAGGCTGCAAGAGGAAAGAACCTGCAAAGTGTGCCTGGACCGAGAAGTGTCCATAGTGTTCATTCCCTGCGGCCACCTGGTGGTGTGCCAAGACTGCGCCCCTCCCCTCAGAAAATGCCCCATTTGCAGGGGCCCAATCAAGGGCACCGTCCGGACCTTTCTGTCGTGA